A single Elusimicrobiales bacterium DNA region contains:
- the nusB gene encoding transcription antitermination factor NusB: MGTRRLAREYCLQSLYLADCGLPQPDLPASLSDSPAVKDAKTLEFGKTLSEGVLSSLPELDAVIEKAAENWRISRMPAVDRAILRMAVYELLRSETPPLAVIDEAIELAKNYSTDDSGAFVNGILDRIRREHNPSDEPRKPD, from the coding sequence ATGGGAACCAGGCGGCTTGCCCGCGAGTACTGTCTTCAGTCTCTGTATCTTGCCGACTGCGGCCTTCCGCAGCCGGACCTGCCGGCTTCGCTGTCGGATTCTCCGGCGGTCAAAGATGCGAAAACGCTTGAGTTCGGCAAAACGCTCTCGGAGGGCGTGCTGTCCTCGCTGCCGGAGCTGGACGCCGTCATAGAAAAAGCAGCCGAAAACTGGCGCATCAGCCGCATGCCCGCCGTGGACCGCGCCATACTGCGCATGGCGGTATACGAGCTGCTCCGCTCCGAAACCCCGCCCCTGGCCGTCATAGACGAGGCCATAGAACTTGCCAAAAACTACTCCACCGACGATTCGGGCGCCTTCGTCAACGGAATACTGGACCGCATACGCAGGGAACACAATCCCTCCGATGAACCCCGAAA